Sequence from the Xiphophorus maculatus strain JP 163 A chromosome 16, X_maculatus-5.0-male, whole genome shotgun sequence genome:
tgggttgcacagtggtgcagttggtagagttgttgccttgcagcaagaatgtcttgggtttgattcctggcccggggtctttctgtgtgtgctgtctgtttctgtgttgccctgcgacagactagTGACCTGCCCAGGttgtaccctgcctctcacccggaacgttagctggagataggcaccagcacccctacTGGCCcttctaagggacaagggtgtacagaaaattgatggatgtgttttttcttttgcacataTGCTCTTCTGTAAATTCTTGAAAGGTTCCTTGTCCTCAATTGTTGACTTTGCAGGTATTGACGTAAAAGTGTTTGCATTTCCCCACCTTCCCTTTCACCTCCTGCCAGCTCATCCTCCCTCATGTATACACAACCTTTGTGCCACACAGGCCTCATATTTGAAACACCAAacaagtttcttttatttttcagttttttcattcTATCGGGATTTCAGACTAAAACACTATGTGGGGTATTTTTCAACTGAGGGCCTTTTACCTTTGGAACAACCATTCTGAACGTCAAATATTCACTAgcattataaaatgtttacccAACATTGTGCAGTTCCAATATAGAtgtatacatttcttttttattttgacatgacACTGTATTAATAAAGATTTCTAAATTATATTCTGctgtatttgttatttttaaacaatcatTACCAGTGTTACCAGTTTCACATCTGCCTGCAACTAATACAAAATAGATTATGCAAGAACAGTTTCCAGTATTCTCGATAGAAAACCCATAATCACACTTAAAGGTTTGCTCCCATTTGCATGGagagcattattttatttaaaaaggacaaTGATACATACAGATTTGACAGGTTCAGTTCCATGGTACAGTACAATACACACTTACAACGATGCaaattcccttttttaaaatatgacacCGTAATTTCAGCAGGAGTCGATCTTTAAAAGTTTGCCGTGCGTACATTTCAAGTGTTCATGCTGTAACTCTTTCAAGTCATTCGCTTAATGGGAAagaattgtgcaaaaaaatacaaaagaaaaaaagtcataaaagtgaaaattaaaagataaCGTATTATCTTGCTTATGTTAGACGGCATGGGGGAAGCGTACATTCATCAGACTGCTGAAGTGATTCGCTCGAATATGAGGAGATGAGCAGATAATCTTATTTGTCCCGGTTTGTATCACAGAGATTACAGGAAACCAGGAGACTTGGTTTACCTAAGTCGGAAATGTTactatttaataaatgtagcTCTGAGTATTTCTAGATAATATATGGGGAATATAATAATGTTGACAAGTTTTGATCTAGGGTGTAATATATCATGAATGGCAGAAGAAAAAGTTAGTAAAATACAGTGATGATTATTATCTCTCAGAGAAAAAGCTTTGGTTTGCTTAGAAGAAGTATTCCTAATTCCTAACTAATTTTGTCATATATTAAAttaggtttgttgtttttttaggatAGAAGTTAGTTAAggaataacaataataacaggGCAGATTTATTATTTGCCctattattattcaaattaagaTTTTCACTGCATCATTTGCATAAGTGCAATTTAATTACCTGTAAGAGCATGTAAGCTAAACTGTAATGGTTaacattgctgctgctgcatgttgcTGCAGAAACTGTGATTCCCATTAACTGAAAGAGGAGGAGTACAGTCtataataagaaataattaaatttaacttaAGGATTATTCTTCATTACCTGCTGCTCTCCTCCCGCTGAACTTCATGCTTTTGCTCATTTAGATTTCCCGCATGCATTACACTGAAAACAGTCTTGATTTGAGTACGAGTACCATAGATGTGTCACATTATGTACATCTGGCAACATTAAGAGACTCTTCGGTGTCTGGAGTCCTTCTGTTCAGGACGACATAAAAAGAATTAGTTTGTTGGATAAGGCTCGAAGGTGCACAGCAGCTTCACAATCATCAGTGGTTCACTCTCCTGTGATGACAATCAGCACAAAGTCTTGGGAACAGAAGTCATAAAAgtcataaataagaaaaacaaagtttgcaCAAATATTaaacgcacacaaacacacatacacacattaaCCCCCTCACACACAGTTCGTAGTGGTTGAGGGTTGACATTGCGTTTGACTCGATTAAAAAAGGTGCAGATCTAGGAGTTTGTCACTTGGTATAATCAACACCCCACAAGCTACGATAAGAGTCAGTGTTCCTAGCTTCAGACGGCAACAACAAACAGTGTGACTGAGCAATTAAAGTCTCATGAAGCAGAAGAGATGCTCAAGTTTCAGACTGGACCGTTGACTTTGTTAGTGTTGATGTTCAAGTCAGAGATGGAGATGGGAgtcaaacaatgtttttgcttCCACCAGGTTTTAGGTTGACTATGGACGGATTCCTGGCTCCTTCCACCTACTTCCTGTCCGTTTGTGTGCAGTGTTGGAACTGAGCAAAGCTGAGGAATACTTGCTCCAGAGATATCTGGCTCACACAGTAGTCTTCAATGCGGTACTTCTCTTTGGCTGCCTCCAACGTGCCAAACACCTGAACAGTGGAGAAAGAAGGTGACGAGGGGAGACAAAAGAGATGAAGCATGTCTTTGTGATGAGGTAATGTAATTTTAACCacttaaaaactgtatttatttcaaatataaatattcttatattgtatttataatataaatatactttttaaaattttcttatgcacatttattatatttgttaTGTTGACATATTATGTCATGTCATGTCATGTCATGTCATGTCATGTCATGTTATGTAATGCATGAAATCTAAATGACTAAAAGCATACAGTTTGTGTCTATCCTGAAGCATATAAGCATTGGTGCTGGTTGGCAACGAAACTGACaaagaaatattacaaaattttgtatttgccacaaaatacttaattttaacaagaaaatataagtccaaaatattcagagaaaatagtccaatgttttaattatattgattgcttttctatttcaatgtttttttttcttttttcgccacgtttctttcatgttattttctaaaatgtattgtttttgatCAATCAGTTCCGTAAAGGTTCTTTGTCATGTGAATGTTTGGTTTGTTCCtttattaggaaaaaaaaagtacgtTTTCACATCAAACATTTTGTAGAACTTCATTTAGTTTCTAGAATCATTACTTAACTCGCTTTGTTCTCCTTATATCTACCTAAGTTACTAGTTAGTTATTCCTTCTCCACTAGAGGGAGCTCTAGCACAGCCCATTTAGAGAGGCAGTTACTTTCTGTGACATACAGCTGAACTAGCAGCCGTTCGATATGAACATAGCGACTGTACCTGTGCCCAGGTTAGTGCTTTATCTGTCAGATGGTAGTGAACCATTCCTTGGTGCTCATCTTTGAgttgacttcctgtttgtgagAGAAAGTCCAAAGTGAGATTTGGTTTGCTTGCacagttttggtctcaactcCACTTTTATCCTGATGCCTCTGACCTGGGAAGGTGCTTTCAATGAAGTCTTTAAAAAGCTGCAGGTCGCCGTCCTCCAGATCATCCTCCTTGTGGACTTTAGCCAGCAGCGTGTAGCCACTGCCAAACTTGCTCTTCAGGTGTTGGGGACTCCCGAGGCACTTGAACTGACCGTTCACCATCACTGCCAGCCTGGTGCAGAGGGCCTCACACTCCTCCATGCTGATGTGAGAACACATCCATTTACATTGACCAAAATGTAATTGGtcaatacatatttttattatttatattagtaTATGTTATTATCTTTGTAAACGTAAAAATTAATCTACTCTCTTTCGTTTCTTTAGACAGTTTGTTCCAAAGATTTGTTCCATTAACGGAGATACAACATTCCGTTTGTTTAGTTCtgactttgttgttttggtttttttgtctcTTACCTTCTCAAATGATAAATTCTATCTCTTTTAATAATTctcttttgctcatttttaccAAACAAGTAAAGAATTAATAAAGAGTTCACCTATGGGAGGTAATTATTATGGCCTTCCCAGACTCCCGGGTGCGAGTGACGGCGTCCCACAGCAGTCTCCGAGCGACAGGGTCCATCCCTGTGGAAGGCTCATCCAGGAAGATGACCGGAGGCCCACCAATCAGAGCCATACCTGCACTCAGCTTCCTCTTATTACCGCCGCTGCATGAGTTCAAATATCTCAGTTAACACTGTATGTACTAACTGTTTCATCTGTACAGGACAGAGCTCCACTCACCTGTAGCTGCGGGTCACTTTATCAGCAtgaggctccagcagcagcgaCCTCAGGACATTCTCCACACATCCAGCTACATACTTCTCTGGGATTCCTCTGAGTCTGGCGTACATGCTCAGCGTCTCTCTTCCTGTCATGTGATCCAGCACGGCATCAAACTGAGGACAGTAACCAATGCGCTGCTGCACCTGCGACAGCGGGATAAACATTTGTGTCAGATTTCAGCACCATCTAATCCGTCTTTCACTGAAATAGTGTCCCTTTCTCTGACTCACCTTCTTAATGTCCCTCAGGATGCTGTAGCCGTCTATGTAGGCGTCTCCGGATGTGACGCTCTCGTCACCAGTCAGCATCTTAAACGTCGTGGTCTTTCCTGCTCCGTTGAAGCCCAGGAGGCCGAAACACTCACCCTTCCCCACCGCGAGAGACAGCCTGTCCACAGCCAAGAGGTTCTCCCCACTGCTGTAAACCTGAGCAGGACAGAGCGACGTGATTACCTGCCACATTTTTACATCTCGACGCAGCACGCATATTTACACTGAGGCAACTGTGCAACTCACCTTACTGAGCTCGTGCAGTATGAGAGGGCTGCCGACCATGGACTCCACCACTGGCTGGCACTCCAGGACCCGCTTCCTCTCTTCAGCCACATCCCGATCCTCTGGAAGGAATGCCGCATCATCCAAGAGAGTCACCTGAGGTCCAAGCAAATATGTTAGATCAAAATATGACAGTATTTTATCCTACttcaatataaattttaaatcacattttcttacatttaataccaataaaagttagaaaagtaaaaaaaaaaaaaaataattcctttaaaaaaatgcataacataTTTAATAATCTTAACTTGAAGGTGTTGAATTACTTTTCCGCTTaagctacttttttttaactcacaCTATGGATTAAAACATACAGACATGTCATCCTTTCTTTTCCTTGTGATTCacaaatggaagaagaaaatattcactGCAGTTTGTGCAGTTTCTAAATAAAGAGGACGGTCAAGCTGAAGTATTTTTGTTGCCTCCACCTGTTTGCGTTTTCTGCCCAGAGAGGTGAAGAGCCTGCAGACGGTGCGGACACACTGCAGCTCGATGACAAACAGCAGAGCATTGAAGACGACGCCCTGCACCATGAGGGACACCAGGAAGCGACCTACACCAGGCTCTGACATGGAGAAGTAGTTTGGCTGGTATGTGATATCTGCAAAAACATAGCAACACTCAGTCAAATTCATGATTTTCATAATCTTTTTTATTAACTTCAGCTCTGTTGAAGAGGAACTTACTTAAGACTTTGCAAATGACTTCGCTGATTTCACTGGAGGTGCAAAACTTTATGAATTCATAGTTCTGGTAGAACTGGCTGAATGACATGCCCAGGCAGTAGTTAGGGAAGATCAGGAACACCTTATCCAATAAGTGTGACAGGTGCACCAGGTTTAACTCTGCAAGAAATAAGGAAGAATGACTATAAACAGTAATGATGGACACTTAATTGGCCTTTGCATGACTGTCATTATTGATTTTAACTATTTACCCAAAGATAATCTCAAGGATTTTTCACAAACACCTTCCCTCATACAGTTGAAatcacacctgcagtttcttaCCTTTCCAGAACAAGAAGCTTCACACATCCCACTTTAACTAACCAAGCGCCAACTCTGTGAACATTAGCCCTCAATGCCTTCCCACACAATAATAAAGATCATTGTATTTGGCAAGAAGAGGCAAATTAATTTGTGCAGTTTTACTACAGGGTACTTATTTCCTGAAGTATTTATgccttttaaactgtttattttgtcttaataAAACCACTAATTTCAGTTTATCTTATTGGGAGTTTAAGTGatgcatcaacacaaaataggtggaaagaaaatgctttACAAAATTCAGTAATagattttgtgtatttctgaaaaaacaacttttttgtcAGTTATTGCTGGTTTATGTTCACTTTATATTTAATGATAGTTCTTTCCACACAAAAATGCAATCATTCAGGGTTCAGTCAAAAACAGCCtgctttttttacttttgtgccCATTTCTCACCTGGGATGGTCATGATGGTAACGGTCAGAAACGTGGCCGTGCCGGAGATCATATTGAAGATAGTCAGGCGTGTGTAGGCGGTGGCAGcagtggagaagaagaagctgagcAGATACATCAGAGGCACGATGGCCCAGCCGTACAGGAGGAGTATCAGGAGAACATCGATGAGGTGGTGATCCGCCACAAAAGCCTCAACTCCAAACGCTTGGAATACAACCTGGAACGAAACacgaaaacacacaaaatctcTTCTTATGGTAGCCAAAACAATCCAAACCACAGCCAGATATTTATTCTCAGAGTATTTCTTCTGTGAACAGAGGTTGGATTTCCCACTGACCAGCATGAGGAGGCATGGCAGCAGGAAGTTGACCAGGTCCCACAGCAGGGCAGAGAACCAGAAGTTGGACAGGTAGACGCCGCTGACCTGCTGGACGTGCTTCGACTTGATAGCAGACTCAGTTACAAGCAGCAGGGCGAAAGTGCTAGACAGTGAGGCCATGCCGTACATCAGGTTGATGGCAATGGCAAACCCGGTCTTACTactacagaaaacagaaataacaaaaagcaaatgttacaaatgttaCTCATTAATTTTTCATGCTTCTGCTTCTTTTAATCAGGGACATCCTGTCCTGTACTCACTCTGTGAGCTGGCTCCTCGCAGTCTCAGacaggtttctgggcatgggGTAATTGCCTGTCAGGATGGACGCGTTGGGCCCAGCTAGGAGTTTGAACAGAGCATTGTCCACCATCATGAGGGCCGTGGCAGGTGTGTGGTAGCCCTGGTTGTTGAAGTAGGCTGTTGCTTCTGAATAGTGGCTACTCCTGCCAAGGAAGGCAGCGCCCACCACGCAGCGCTCGTTAAAGACCCCGCCTTCTGCTTTCGCATTGGTCAGGACGTAATTAGTGAAATCTAAATagtcaaaaagaaagaaagcagattGTGATTTGACATCTTCATGCAATTTGGTTTTGAATTGTTAATTCCTATATACATTTACACAGTATTAAGTAATTTTTAAGTACACCTTGACTTGTCTGGTTGATGATCTTTGTTCTGACATTTTACATCTACCTGACCATATTTGCAGCAATTTCTAAAGTTTTGGAATCCACAAGTCTCTGTACTTCATGTACCCTACAGATTATGTGCTGACTGTTGCTGCTTTGAGTCACATAGAGTGTTTGAGATTCTTGTGTGACACTTTTTGGTGGGTTGATCCAATTTTAAGAAAGAACCCCTTACCCCCCATTCAAAAGAACTTTTTGTAACAATGTTAGCTGAATACCAAGAGTtagtcattttctttctttcagtgtCTCACCTGTGATGTTTCTCAGCTCACCCAGTTGGGCCGGGAGTTGGGATGTATACATTTCtgctaaagaagaagaaagcgaACCCGCGCCTGGCTGCAGGGCCACAGGGACCCTGGTGGGACCGTAGTGGCTGAGGGCCAGCCTCAGCAGGGGGGCGTCCTGGTGGTTAGGGAGGGTGCGCGCCACCACTAAGGCCACAACAGTGAAGATCAAAGGGACCAAGAACTGAGCCACCATCACCTTCCAGTTCCTCCAGCTGTACAGTGCCCTCTTCAGAAACATGGCATAAAACTGCTGCAGGTGGAGTCTGACCTGTTGACGCAAACCCAGCAGAACTCAAACAGAGCTGTGGATGTTATACGCTGAATATAACATGTAACTTCTGCAGTCTTACCCCTGTGTTCAGTTTAATGTTTGACCCATCATCAGAGATGAGTGTTCCACTGTCTGTGAAATCAGTGACATCTGTCAGGCCACTGATGCTGCTGGCGTCATCGGTGGTCCAGTCATGGGAGCGTCTCTCATGTTGGTACTGAAGGGCTGGCAGCTGGATCGCCTGAATGTCCAAACTAGAATCCACCAGCTTTCCAACTCTGCAGACATAAATTGACCacagactttgttttttgtttttttttaccgcCAGGATATAAATTTAgctttcataataaaaaataaaaaaacacagtagaaaagttgttttctttaaccTATGGATAAATAAATTGCTACTTTTAGGAGACCAGTGCAGTGGTCAGactttctgctaaaaaaaatttcagacttCAAACAGAATTCCCAGTGAAAATGagattttgactttaaaaagttaaacattctTGCTCCCCCTTGAAGCAAGAATGTGCTTGCTGCAAGCACATTCTTGAAGAAAACACAATGCAGCTTTCACAATGCATTGTGAAAGTTTTGAGGGTTTTTCTCTCAATAAACCAGTAGGACACAGAGTGCTGCACAGTCTCTATGAGAGAGCATCCTTTACTGACCCCCAGGTGTTTGAATGCAAGGAATCCAGAGAAATATGCTTGAAATGCTTTTGTAGGTAGTCTGGTCAAGGAGCAGAACAATTAGTCAGCCCCTCGGGAGGCTTGCAACTAGAAACTGTCCATGTCGGATGTGGCCAAGACATATCCACAGCACTTAGCAGTGAATAAATATCACTGTCACCAGCACGATGGTCAGGTCAGTTAGAGACGTTCACATcaatgtttcacagaaaaagtaAGGAATGACAGATAAtcaatatattttgatttaaaagcaTGAAAACTAAATCTTTGTTCCCACTGTGCACAGTTTTAATCTTTTCTCAGAACACTTCAGGTTTTCAGGAAATTAGAAATCAATAAACCCTTTCAGGTCTTGTTTTGTCCCACTTGTTTGTTCAGATACCCAGAAGTAGGGGAATATTATTATCacttactgtttttgtttagtttatagCATTCTACTCACTGCAAAGTGACAACAAAGGGTAAAAAAGCTCttggatgcatttttaaaactaaatatgaagTCTTTTATTAaggttttcaaataaaagctaGTCTCGGTACATATCTGATGTTTTCGGTATGAACAGAATCTCAGCAGGACTTGTAAATAATGAGGCTTTGGGAGCAGCAAAGTTATCATTAAACATCCAGTATCAGCAGCAAGCAGAGCTAAATCCACAGCAGAGGAAGCGACTGCGCGCAAGTTGCCACAGATACAGAATCAAACCCATGAGGAAGCAGAAAGACGTGATAAATGAGCAGCAGGAACTGGAGTTATATGAACAAAGGAGGAAGGCAAACATCAGCTCCAGCTTAGTTTGAATCTGAAGACAAACATTGCTCCTACAAAAAAAAGGTGTGGTTGAGAAAATAAGGAAGATCCTGTGTCCTACCTGAGAAAAACTTCTTCCATGGTGGTCACTGAGGCTCCATAGCTTGCAATTCCCAGTTCCTCTTTGTTCATTTCCAGCTCAGCAAACAGCAGCTCAAACctgcataaacaaacaaaagagctGTGCTACACTGTACATCACCTGCTGACTTTCAACTGTCAATGGGAACAGGGGTCAAGGTATAGCAAGGTCGAAAAAGTGATAGCCTAAAACCACttaaatttccacaataatGTTCTTGTTAAATAATATACTCTTCTACTGTTTGACccaatgtacaaaaatgtatgtaaaagagacaaaaataaaaaagtaatgatGTTCATTTTAGATGTAATGAGAAACAAATCTGAGCTAACTGCTAACACACCAAGTGACTCCAGATTTAATTGTGAGTCATTTGCTGACTCACAAAATGTACTCCTCATAAATCAGTTCAGAATAATTACAACTTAGTCACTGATTTGGGGTTTTGTGAATCTAATACCTGGAAGGCCGCCCACACTGTGATTACAAGAGCTTTAGCATGAATGATCTGGGGGCAGCATAACTTACCTGCTGGTGCTTTCTTTAGGCAGGATGTAAGAGAGCTCGGCTCCGGCGCTGCTCTCCATTGTAGCATTGGGAACATACATATGGACAAGGCGAGTGATCTCTGATACATTACAAAGTGAATCTTTGACAATCACCATGTGGTAGCCAGCACCTGGCGAACAAACGCAAACAtacatgttatttttataataatttttccTTTACTAAGCAATGCAAAATTGGAAATGTTAAGATATTATATTGGCAAAGCCACTGGGTCACAGATCCAGATCCTTAAAATCCATGTAAGAAGTGCAATGTACTTTTGTCAATGCAGTATATGTATAAGttgtttaaattactttttttatttggctttgatttgcattttttctgttcacgattcttgtctttttcttttttttccacaatcgTATTTAACTCTCTTGTGGTTTTAGCGAAACGCTCAGGAGGAGAGCGGCAGATGTCACAGTCAGACAGTGCAGAAGCCAGGGGTGGCAGGTGCCCCATCAGACAGTCAGTTCCCAAAaccccacaaaacaaaaaaaattcatgcGGAGGCAGAGTGACTGTACCAGATCGTGCATAGGGTAAAAAGCTTGTGGGGTCCGATTGACCCCATCTCTTAAGCCCACAGGAGGGTTAAGCAAAGGAGTTGAAGCCTTTACAACTGCTGCCTAATCATTGCATTTTAGTTTCCCTAGAGGTCAGGAAAGGTGAAATTAAGTCTCAATATATAAAGTGAACAGAAGAGAGAGACTGaacttgtttttaatattaaaagaacaaaatgtacaCCCTGTAAAAATCTCTTCAGGCAAAGGCCTGCTGCAGCGCCCTACACCTTTTTCTTACCGTATTTGTTCTTCAGGAATAATGGCGATCCGCAGCACTGCAGCTCGCCTCCTGCCATGATGGCGATCCGGTCACCAAGCAGGTCGGCCTCATCCATGAAGTGAGTGGTGAGCAGGATGGTGCGACCTCGTTTCTCTCCCTGGAGAAGGTCCCAGGTGGCCCGTCGTGCTGATGGATCCATCCCCGACGTGGGCTCATCCAGCATGACGACCTGGAGGTAGGAGCAGAGGAGGTATTCACTGACGGAGGGAGACATTAAGTAAATGAATGACCATAAAAGGCACTTGTAAAGTTCCTGACCTTGGAGTCCCCAATGAGGGCGATTCCGATGGAAAGCTTCCTCTTCATGCCGCCAGAGAGGGTCTTGGAGCGAGAATGCCGCTTGTCCTCCAGGTTCAAAATGCAGATGATACGATCCACCTCGTCTGAAATTTGCTCCTTGGAGAAGCCTTTTagctgtataaaataaacatttacataacAAACAATAATCCATTTCTATTTACTAgcttcacatttttatatttaagtcAACGGGCAACAAATAAGTTTTGACCTTCAGTCTAAGAGGTCATTTTAAGCTCCTTTACACCTTAAACTTGCATCTAATTAGAAAGCAGTTCTTGAAAACAGTGGCACCACTGGATAAAGAGTTTCATGTTTACCTTTTGGTGTGAGGAAAAATCATAAGATCAGTTTACAGTTATAAGTAACTTTGCATGTTGCTATATCGTTCAATACCTGTGCATAGAAGAGCAAATGCTCTCTCACTGTGAGGTTGTCAAACAAAACGTCATGCTGAGGACAGAGGCCCAGACTGCGTCGGATCAAAGCCATGTCCTGACAGATGTCGTAACCATTTATGTAGGCCCGACCGCTGGTGGGAGGAAACAGACCTGCAATGTGAAGGAAACAGAACAGATCCCAGTTAGGTGACTCATTTGATGTGCATGGTCAGTGTT
This genomic interval carries:
- the abca3 gene encoding ATP-binding cassette sub-family A member 3; translation: MAIARQFGLLVWKNYLQQKRQILVTLVEILLPLLFSGILIVLRQKVPFQDYPNATIYESFPVNILPSRISRDLQLGYVPSNSSVVRQVAEDVRGSLSLHSVRGFETEEQFEKHVRTDPQSHQILAAVIFEHSFAHDDEPLPLQVSYHLRFTFTPRNAPPREKSELSPNSDLDWHTLSLFPLFQLPGPREQHDKDGGTPGYYREGFLAVQHAVDKAIMRSHNSTGADRLLKQTRVVLSRFPYPSFIYDVFILAIQNQLPLLLVLSFTYTSLNIVRAVVQEKERKLKEYMRMMGLSNWLHWSAWFLMFFLFLSISVFFVTLLLCIRVSPNGAVLNNSDPTLVFVFLLVFTVATINYSFMISAFFSRANVAAAAGGFIYFLSYLPYLFLWPRYDLLSHAQKVSACLISNVAMAMGAQLIGMFEGKGTGIQWSNLFDSVTVDDDFSMAQVLCLLLFDSVLYGLVAWYMEAVFPGEYGVPLPSYFFLLPSYWCSSPRMAMVNEKEEDEDAEKAMKGEFIEEEPAGVVSGIKIKHLTKEFKVGNKTRQAVRELTLNMFEGQITVVLGHNGAGKTTTLSMLTGLFPPTSGRAYINGYDICQDMALIRRSLGLCPQHDVLFDNLTVREHLLFYAQLKGFSKEQISDEVDRIICILNLEDKRHSRSKTLSGGMKRKLSIGIALIGDSKVVMLDEPTSGMDPSARRATWDLLQGEKRGRTILLTTHFMDEADLLGDRIAIMAGGELQCCGSPLFLKNKYGAGYHMVIVKDSLCNVSEITRLVHMYVPNATMESSAGAELSYILPKESTSRFELLFAELEMNKEELGIASYGASVTTMEEVFLRVGKLVDSSLDIQAIQLPALQYQHERRSHDWTTDDASSISGLTDVTDFTDSGTLISDDGSNIKLNTGVRLHLQQFYAMFLKRALYSWRNWKVMVAQFLVPLIFTVVALVVARTLPNHQDAPLLRLALSHYGPTRVPVALQPGAGSLSSSLAEMYTSQLPAQLGELRNITDFTNYVLTNAKAEGGVFNERCVVGAAFLGRSSHYSEATAYFNNQGYHTPATALMMVDNALFKLLAGPNASILTGNYPMPRNLSETARSQLTDSKTGFAIAINLMYGMASLSSTFALLLVTESAIKSKHVQQVSGVYLSNFWFSALLWDLVNFLLPCLLMLVVFQAFGVEAFVADHHLIDVLLILLLYGWAIVPLMYLLSFFFSTAATAYTRLTIFNMISGTATFLTVTIMTIPELNLVHLSHLLDKVFLIFPNYCLGMSFSQFYQNYEFIKFCTSSEISEVICKVLNITYQPNYFSMSEPGVGRFLVSLMVQGVVFNALLFVIELQCVRTVCRLFTSLGRKRKQVTLLDDAAFLPEDRDVAEERKRVLECQPVVESMVGSPLILHELSKVYSSGENLLAVDRLSLAVGKGECFGLLGFNGAGKTTTFKMLTGDESVTSGDAYIDGYSILRDIKKVQQRIGYCPQFDAVLDHMTGRETLSMYARLRGIPEKYVAGCVENVLRSLLLEPHADKVTRSYSGGNKRKLSAGMALIGGPPVIFLDEPSTGMDPVARRLLWDAVTRTRESGKAIIITSHSMEECEALCTRLAVMVNGQFKCLGSPQHLKSKFGSGYTLLAKVHKEDDLEDGDLQLFKDFIESTFPGSQLKDEHQGMVHYHLTDKALTWAQVFGTLEAAKEKYRIEDYCVSQISLEQVFLSFAQFQHCTQTDRK